In Campylobacter concisus ATCC 51562, the following proteins share a genomic window:
- a CDS encoding Fe-S-containing hydro-lyase, giving the protein MSEVKRIKAPFDKEVVKSLKAGDNVLISGTIIAARDAAHKALTETLARGEKLPVELKGETIYYVGPTPAKPNQAIGAAGPTTSGRMDKYTPTMINEVGINGMIGKGYRSDAVVEAMKKSCCVYMVAIGGIGALISQSIKKYEVLAYPELGPEAVARLTVEDFPAIVAIDCEGNNFYEVGQAPYKKI; this is encoded by the coding sequence ATGTCAGAAGTAAAAAGAATAAAAGCACCATTTGATAAAGAGGTGGTAAAAAGCCTAAAAGCAGGCGACAATGTCCTAATATCAGGCACTATCATAGCGGCTCGTGACGCTGCACATAAGGCACTTACTGAAACATTGGCACGCGGCGAAAAACTACCAGTTGAACTAAAGGGTGAGACTATCTACTACGTCGGACCAACTCCGGCCAAGCCAAATCAAGCTATCGGCGCAGCAGGCCCAACAACAAGCGGTAGAATGGATAAATACACCCCAACTATGATAAATGAAGTTGGTATAAATGGTATGATCGGTAAAGGCTACAGGAGTGACGCAGTAGTCGAGGCTATGAAAAAATCATGCTGTGTTTATATGGTTGCTATCGGTGGTATCGGAGCGCTCATTAGCCAAAGTATCAAAAAATATGAAGTGCTAGCTTATCCAGAACTAGGACCAGAGGCAGTTGCTAGGCTTACAGTTGAGGATTTCCCAGCAATAGTTGCCATTGACTGCGAGGGCAATAACTTCTACGAAGTTGGCCAAGCTCCTTACAAAAAGATATAA